One genomic region from Phocoena sinus isolate mPhoSin1 chromosome 3, mPhoSin1.pri, whole genome shotgun sequence encodes:
- the TNFSF9 gene encoding tumor necrosis factor ligand superfamily member 9, producing MHSSTYAAPDPEAQRPLAPSGRSCHPLPWALSAALLLLAAACAACLVRAWAAPGAPASQVPGSARSPRLPEGLELTPDARTRLPDSPQGVFAQLVVADGVQLTEGPLHWCSERGMTGVTLAPGVSYDKHTHEVVVAQAGVYYVFLHLALKRAMASNGNSSGSVSVALNLRPLQAGAAALALTLDLPPPSSGNSAAGFRSGLLHLDAGQRLSVHLRLAVREPRAWQFSADATVLGLFHVNTQVPTGLSLIQLT from the exons ATGCACTCCAGCACCTACGCCGCCCCGGACCCCGAAGCTCAACGGCCGCTCGCGCCCTCGGGCCGCTCCTGCCACCCGCTGCCCTGGGCCCTGAGCGCCGCGCTGCTGCTGCTCGCCGCCGCCTGCGCCGCCTGCCTGGTGCGCGCCTGGGCCGCGCCCGGGGCTCCTGCATCGCAGGTCCCCGGCTCCGCGCGCAGCCCGAGACTCCCGGAGGGCCTGGAGCTGACGCCCGACGCCCGCACCCGCCTCCCCGACTCTCCGCAG GGCGTGTTCGCGCAGCTGGTGGTGGCCGACGGAG TGCAGCTGACCGAAGGGCCCCTGCACTGGTGCAGCGAGCGGGGGATGACAGGTGTGACCCTGGCACCCGGTGTGAGCTATGACAAGCACACACACGAGGTGGTGGTGGCCCAGGCCGGAGTCTACTATGTTTTCTTGCACTTGGCGCTGAAGCGTGCGATGGCCAGCAACGGCAACAGCTCCGGCTCCGTCTCTGTGGCCCTGAACCTGCGGCCTCTCCAAGCTGGGGCCGCTGCCCTGGCCCTGACCTTGGACCTGCCACCCCCATCCTCGGGGAACTCAGCGGCTGGTTTCCGGAGCGGCCTGCTGCACCTGGATGCCGGACAGCGCCTGAGCGTCCACCTGCGCCTCGCGGTCCGGGAGCCTCGCGCCTGGCAGTTCTCAGCGGATGCCACGGTCTTGGGCCTCTTCCACGTGAACACCCAAGTCCCCACTGGACTCTCCTTGATACAGCTGACGTGA
- the LOC116750612 gene encoding phospholipid phosphatase 3-like: protein MAGCGRLRSEAAAPRFICNPEAPLSGVWPVGIPEIRPGIAQGLQCPARRPLAQEDSRQLRYGFDPRNPEKVSLPIVLNETGLLVPHIQGFFCNDTTIGYPRVVHYIIEDSALIKMGFFISIFTISLGELIRVKLLQLSSPAFMSGTYTAMIYKQLGTFIFGGLASCSPTSIAKMTTGHLRPHFLATCLPDPASFDLESS, encoded by the exons ATGGCCGGCTGCGGGCGGCTGCGGTCCGAGGCCGCTGCACCGCGCTTTATATGCAATCCCGAAGCCCCCCTTTCCGGGGTGTGGCCCGTGGGGATCCCAGAGATCCGCCCG GGAATCGCCCAAGGTCTGCAATGCCCAGCACGGAGACCGCTGGCCCAGGAGGACTCTCGTCAACTCCGATATGGCTTTGACCCGCGGAACCCTGAAAAAG TCAGTCTCCCCATCGTGCTGAATGAGACCGGTTTGCTGGTACCCCACATCCAGGGCTTCTTTTGCAATGACACCACCATTGGATACCCCCGAGTGGTCCATTACATCATCGAGGACTCGGCACTCATAAAGATGGGCTTCTTCATCTCCATCTTCACG ATCAGCCTGGGAGAGTTGATTCGTGTCAAGCTCTTGCAGCTGAGCTCGCCAGCCTTCATGAGCGGCACTTACACGGCCATGATCTACAAGCAGCTGGGCACCTTCATTTTTGGCGGCCTGGCCAGCTGCTCCCCGACCAGCATTGCCAAGATGACCACAGGTCACCTGCGGCCCCACTTCCTGGCCACGTGCCTGCCTGACCCAGCCTCCTTTGACCTCGAGAGCAGCTAG